A window of the Gossypium arboreum isolate Shixiya-1 chromosome 2, ASM2569848v2, whole genome shotgun sequence genome harbors these coding sequences:
- the LOC108467268 gene encoding ERBB-3 BINDING PROTEIN 1, which translates to MSDDEREEKELDLTSSEVVTKYKSAAEIVNKALQLVVKECKPKVKIVDICEKGDAFIREQTGNMYKNSKKKIERGVAFPTCLSVNNTVCHFSPLASDTSELEEGDMVKIDMGCHIDGFIAVVAHTHVVQSGPITGKQADVVAAANTAAEVALRLVRPGKKNKDVSDAIQKVAAAYDCKIVEGVLSHQLKQFVIDGNKVILSVSNPDTRVDDAEFEENEVYAVDIVASTGEGKPKLLDEKQTTIYKRAVDKNYHLKMKASRFIFSEINQRFPILPFTARALEEKRARLGLVECVNHDLLQPYPVLYEKPGDYVAHIKFTVLLMPNGSDRITSHPLQELQPTKTIDDPEIKAWLALGTKTKKKGGGKKKKGKKGDKAEGGAEGEAMDASTNGGAS; encoded by the exons ATGTCAGACGACGAGAGAGAGGAGAAGGAGCTGGATCTCACCTCCTCTGAAGTTGTTACAAAATACAAGAGCGCTGCTGAGATTGTTAACA AAGCGTTACAATTAGTTGTAAAAGAATGTAAGCCCAAAGTTAAGATTGTTGACATTTGTGAGAAGGGTGATGCATTTATAAGAGA GCAAACAGGTAACATGTACAAGAATTCTAAGAAGAAGATTGAGAGGGGTGTTGCCTTCCCTACTTGTCTTTCTGTAAACAACACAGTCTGCCATTTCTCTCCACTTGCTAGTGACACCTCGGAGTTGGAAGAAGGTGATATGGTCAAGAT TGACATGGGTTGCCACATTGATGGGTTTATTGCAGTAGTTGCACATACTCATGTTGTTCAGAGCGGGCCAATCACTGGTAAGCAGGCTGATGTTGTTGCTGCTGCAAATACTGCTGCTGAAGTGGCCTTGAGGCTTGTAAGGCCTGGAAAAAAg AACAAAGATGTATCTGATGCAATTCAGAAGGTAGCTGCCGCTTATGATTGCAAAATTGTTGAAGGTGTTCTTAGCCATCAACTGAAGCAGTTTGTGATAGACGGGAACAAAGTCATACTAAGTGTCTCCAATCCAGATACCAGAGTTGATGATGCAGAGTTTGAGGAGAATGAAGTTTATGCTGTAGATATAGTTGCAAGCACTGGTGAAGGCAAG CCAAAGTTGTTGGACGAGAAGCAGACAACTATTTATAAGAGAGCTGTCGACAAGAACTATCATTTAAAGATGAAGGCCTCTAGATTTATTTTCAGCGAGATAAATCAGAGATTCCCCATCCTGCCATTCACCGCTCG TGCCTTGGAAGAGAAAAGGGCTCGTCTAGGTTTAGTTGAATGTGTGAATCACGATCTCTTGCAGCCATACCCTGTTCTCTATGAGAAGCCTG GTGATTATGTTGCTCATATCAAATTTACAGTATTGCTAATGCCAAATGGATCAGATCGGATTACATCCCATCCCCTGCAAGAACTGCAGCCAACCAAGACGATAGACGATCCTGAAATCAAGGCCTGGTTGGCTTTGGGAACAAAGACAAAGAAGAAAGGTGGTGGGAAGAAGAAGAAAG GTAAGAAGGGTGATAAAGCTGAGGGTGGAGCCGAGGGTGAGGCCATGGATGCATCGACAAATGGTGGTGCATCATAA